The genomic stretch ATGACCTGTTTCctcattcttcttctgtctgtcctcctcactttctctatcctcctggctttccactctctctagcgtgcaccctttctctttcctttctcttttcctctcattttctctcttaccctgcagggagacactctgtttgcttaataaactcccttatgtgatttcccctGTCTGGCTTAtgtggtttcgtgggatttccttacattgTTGCTgtgacttgggatgggatcttccactgtctcttaagtgagtggaaccccatctgagccccagtgcccccggACATGGCCCCACCTTCAATTCTGCCTGGaagctctgctctgcattcatcactgaCTTCAGATTGGCTCAAGCAcatccagaccctgcttctccatcttgatggttaagatcaaacttagagatagagattaaatacagaggtcaagaaaagtccatatttgggtcttgccctcaaagtcagcctgaacccagggaacaagaggacttctccaaggagctttgcaactctgggtcacacaacctcctgatcaaggagattaatGAGGCCATTAGAGGAAAaaccactcagtgcacctgctgcagaggagggtcaaggaaaaagggagacatccctggtgctttcaagggaagctacctcatcgaggagaccctgcctaaccaatggcactaatggagctaagaagctgctcttaagttctctgtgagtgacccctgtggaaactcagctgactctttaacagacaggaacaggtcactttgaccaacttgaccttaaacacctagcaaaacagttaagaccaaaatatagccattcttgggcatttaaaagaaataatagttaaatgtaacttaagatgtacacttatgttagcccactagaataaaggctaaaagctaaaaagaaaaagaaaagaaaaaaagaataaatgacctgaattaatttgagataataagtcatcacctataggacagataagataATATAGACTCCAATTAAATAAATGGGCATAAATTactataaagttatagacattgaagttaaagcccagtattcTTACTTTGTAattggtgagactgacttgctggatgtttaagatcaagattaaaatgaaagactaagaaaaccaatatttggctctgccctctgagtcagcctgaacccagggaatgagagagattctctaaggagctttgcaactcttgGCACATGACCTTCCAATCAGGGAGACTGATGAGTCCACTGGAGAATGGAAAGCtggaggagggtcattgaaaaaagggagacatccctgatgctccCAAGGGAAGCCCCCTCATCAAGGAGACCATACCTGGCAAATGGCACTAAAAaggctaagaagctgctctcaagttccccatgagtgaccccctGAGGGAACTCAGCTGGctcttaacagacaggaacaggtcaatttgaccagcttgatcttgaacacctacCAAAGGTGTTAAAACCAAAacagccattcctgggcatttaaaagaagaaacaagtgttaaatgtaacttaagatgcaCGCTTgtgttagccccaagaataagAGACTGGAGACCACTAAAGAGAGACTCTTAGGCAGGAGTACCTGgtaataactatcaagagaaacgaCCAGAGTTCAAAATCTTTAGTCAGCGTAAGGCCTCCTGAGCTTCCTAACCCCCTACACAGGTATGCTTAAGCTTTTGGtaacattatttcatattatgtacatttttagaatggaaaattcagaaagtgccttctttttttccctaaaattagtTAATTCatacttttttcctctctaaaaaGTTCTCAGTAACTATACTGCAAAAGATGAGTTGCTCATCTACAGTGACAACTGACAACCTaagtttgttcttttaatttcaaataaataattcatttatttatttataataaataataattctacTCTTTAAGTGTGACCTGAGCTTTCTGACTACCAGACCTTTCCCGGTCCTCGAAGCTACTTAGGAGTCCCTGTTGctaaaagcttggtccttgtacCTGATGCCAATCCAttaacaaggacacagttttgagaaagaaggggaaaagatggtttattgctttactagcaaaggagaaacacagggaactctgTCCCAGAGCTGTGATCCCATCCGTCTTTAGGaacagggttttttgttgttgttgttttgttttttaaagaggtgactcaaaggctgcattccaggtGTTCCCtcttggagttgtaattcacttgttaatttgggagacagtcatgtCTGAGATCTGGTGCCATCCCTGAAGTCCGGATGCCTTGTTCTCATGGTGGGGGTGTGCTTAGGGACAGGTAACTCTGCCtagaatggggaagaaaggtattCCTGTGTCCCCTAAACTTAGGGAGGGGAGAGACTagggaggagccaggagaggaagagaaagaaacatggccatttaaaaatcagttgcagtGGCAGACAGCAAGGGCTACTTTCAAAACATGAAGTGGACACTGTTACAAGATGAGggggaaactgaagcagaaaaaagaagggagaacaGCAGCGGCCGCCGTCCgagggccggggccggggccgcgACCTGCACCGGGACCGCACCCGTTCTCGCTCCCGCTCGCGGTCCCCGTTGTCCCGCCGCGGCGCCGCGCCAGAGCGCAGGGAGGCCCCGGAGCGCCCGAGCTTGGAGGAGGCAGAGCCCTCGGATTCTGGGGACGAGATGGTGGACCCGGCCAGCTTGGAGGCGGAGATCGACCACGGCCTGTGCCGCCAGATCCACCATCAGTACCGGGCGCTCATCAACTCCGTCCAACAAAACCGGGAGGATATTCTGAACGCCAGCGACAAATTAACAGAGGTCCTTGAAGAGGCCAACACTCTGTTTAATGGAGTGTCCCGAGCAAGAGAAGCAGTTCTAGATGCCCAGTTTCTTGTTCTGGCTTCTGATTTGGGcaaagagaaagcaaagcagCTGCGCTCTGATCTGAACTCATTTGATATGTTAAGATATGTTGAAACTCTAGTTGGGTTCAATACAAGGAGAACTTCCTGCGCCAAAGCCACGAATTGATCGTCCAAGAAAACATCATATGATAGAAGAGCAGAGAGCAATGCCTGCTCAGttgaaaagaatggaagaatctCACCAAGAAGCAACAGAAAAAGAAGTGGAAagtatcgcgctccccgcccgcagagagacacgacacctggttcttttcagcctttttattgcgcgcacccccatcctctcagttctttctttgttttctccctttgaggaacttacactccaatatatacattactgtaaccaatcagcatttgagcacgaggggagagcatgaacagatacaggcagtaaatgtagacatgcagtgatcatgcactgtccacgagggaacttaaccaatccctggaacttcctcaaaatgatgtcagttgtctGCGCAAAATCCAGCcgcactggcagcctgccaagcgccatcttagccttaccacacctagggccaggggtcccggacACCCCGACAGGAAAGAATCTTGGGACTGTTGCAAACATATTTTCGAGAAGACCCTGATACTCCAATGTCCTTTTTTGACTTCGTGGTTGATCCACATTCTTTCCCCCGTACAGTGGAAAACATCTTTCATGTTTCCTTCATTATACGGGATGGTTTTGCAAGAATAAGACTTGACCAGGACCGACTGCCAATAATAGAACCTGTTAATATTAATGAAGAAAGTGAGGGAATTGACCAAAACACCCAAATCAGGAATCAAGGAATTATAGCTTTGAGTTACCGTGACTGGGAGGAGATCGTGAAGACCTTTGAGATTGAGCCTGTGATTGCTTCAGGTCAGAGCCGGCAGAGGCTGAGTGCTTGACGCCAGCTGAAGGACTTAAACGGATAGTGAAATCCAAATGGAAAGCAGCATGTATTGTATATATTGTatgattaaacatttttaaagacaaattgtTTTTAGTAAAATGTAGCTTTTGATAGTTAATGAATTTGTCATGGTTGTCTTTGAATAAAGGAAATTCACTGCcatattcacaaaaaaaaaaaaaaaagaagaagaagggagagtcCACACTTGATTAGTAAATTTCCATATCAGTTTGTTCACATGAAAATAATAGTTTGCTGGCATCTTGCCACCCCAAAGGAATAATTAATTTCCATGTTTTCAATCCAGATAATATATCTTAGGGGCTGCATGTGTAGCTCAGCCTGAAATGCATGAGACTAtgaatttgattcccagcatcaaCAGATAAAGTATCTTAgactgtttctcatttgctttatatgtaaacagaaggaaaacagggACTCTACtggtttcatatttaaaaaattggattcaggctgagtgcagtggcacatgcctgtaatcccagggactggggaggctgagacagcaggatggcaaactcaaagccagcctcagcaagagcgagGCACCAACGGTCGGGCTGAGaccctttttctaaataaaatagaaaatagggccggggatgtgactcagtgggcaAGTGCCCTGAATTcaacctctggtaccaaaaagtaaaaataaataaataaataaataaataaataaataaataaataaataattggattCAGCACTTTTGTCTCATTAAACTCGGCAATACTGGTGTGAAGCAGGTGAGTAACCTGCAATGGGGGGCACAGGTCTGAGGCCAGGGACTCCAAGGCGAGGCCAATCTTGAGCCTGCAAAGGAGGACAATGGAGTCCCCCTTGCTGCTTCCTGGGCTGCCACCCTTCCCTGGGCCTGGCCTCCAGCTGCTCAGCACAGATAGGGAAGGCATGTCCACAGAGAAAAGCTGCAGAGTGCTGGAAAGGAGGAGCCAACACAGTTGGGGATGTGAGCTGGTTGCCCTGGGGCTGCGTTCAAGACCATCTTTCAGTTTAtgaatttgagattttatttggatgtgtagcagaattttttttttttttaaataaatgatcttTGGCACAGAGACCCCAAACCCTTGGAATTTGCTGACCAATAGCATAGACTTTGGTTGTTTATCCTAAGCCCCTTTTAGACATTACTGTTAGGGCAGTAAAGGGCAActggatgggggcagggcatcaAGTAGCCTGCACATGCGCAGAAAAACAATGTAGCCCGCGCATGCCCGCAGGAGCAACCAATCAGGCGCTGACAAACGACTCCAGCCAATCCCAGGAGGACACGTAGTCCTCAAGCTTCTTCTCTGGACCCCGGTGAGAAAAACTGAGTCCCAGAGGGGCCACGTTCGACTTCTCCTTCCAGCACACTGGTGCACCAGCCGGAGAGCCGTCCTGCAATAGCTTCTTTCTGATTCACATCTGGTCTGTCTGTTCTCCGGTTACCATCGTCTGATCAGCTTACCCCAGTCTCATCTTACAGTTACCTGAATTGCCATGCCCTATCACTTCAGGATGGGGACTGCTGACCAAGGAGCAGACATGCTTTGGGCTGGCGTCTGCAGTGGGGGTAGTGTGGTGGAACTGAaccaattctaagatttcatcttacttcaattagaatggctattatcaagaacacaaacaataatagttgTTGGCgtagatgtgggggaaaaggcacacttttacattgctggtggagttgtaaattggtgcagccactctggaaagcagtatggagattcctcagaaaacttggaatggacccacattttgacccagttatcccacttctcagtttatgcccaaagggTTTTAAATCAAcaaactatagtaacacagccacattaatgtttatagcagctcagttcacaatagctagattgtggaaccaacctagatgcccttcagcagatgaatggataaagaaactctggtatatataaacaatagaatactactgagtcataaagaagaataatattatggcatttgcaaataaatggatggaattggagaatatgctaagtgaaataaggcaatcccaaaaaaccaaagaccgaatgttttccttgataagtggagaatgatatataatgggggtggagggtggagagtgagagaagaatgggggaactttagattatgtagaaggaaatgagagggggggtatgaaaaatggtggaatgagacagcattaccctatgtacatgtatgattacagaaatggcatgaatctacattgtgtacaaccacagaaatgaaatgatgtaccccgtttgtgtacaatgaatcaaaatgcagtctgtaaaaaattaaaagataaataaaaataataataaaaaaaaagagttcaggtTGGAAGGCAGAGAGGTGTTTGATTTGAGAAGTGGTTTAAACTGTTCCTGTGGGGATCTGCTTcttcagttaaaataatttttaattctggCTCACCAGTTATTATTTACCccaaattttcttctgaaaagtaATGCATTTATGGAACTATGCTATTTCTTCCACCTATAACATCCTTTCTGTGAATTTCTGCAGGGTCACAGGACCCTGTCATCTTGATCTATGTAATATACTACCTACACCCcatttgaatttcatttcattgtccACTCTCATAAGTTGTATCTGAAATTGGTAAATAGTAATATTCTTggaatgcctaaaaaaaaaaaaaaggttattacAAGAAAAATGAGTATTAGAGGAGTTAAAAGAGGGAGAAGCCA from Sciurus carolinensis chromosome 17, mSciCar1.2, whole genome shotgun sequence encodes the following:
- the LOC124968217 gene encoding LOW QUALITY PROTEIN: non-structural maintenance of chromosomes element 4 homolog A-like (The sequence of the model RefSeq protein was modified relative to this genomic sequence to represent the inferred CDS: inserted 2 bases in 1 codon), with translation MPCSHGGGVLRDRKKKGEQQRPPSEGRGRGRDLHRDRTRSRSRSRSPLSRRGAAPERREAPERPSLEEAEPSDSGDEMVDPASLEAEIDHGLCRQIHHQYRALINSVQQNREDILNASDKLTEVLEEANTLFNGVSRAREAVLDAQFLVLASDLGKEKAKQLRSDLNSFDMLRYVETLXLGSIQGELPAPKPRIDRPRKHHMIEEQRAMPAQLKRMEESHQEATEKEVERILGLLQTYFREDPDTPMSFFDFVVDPHSFPRTVENIFHVSFIIRDGFARIRLDQDRLPIIEPVNINEESEGIDQNTQIRNQGIIALSYRDWEEIVKTFEIEPVIASGQSRQRLSA